A single Cottoperca gobio chromosome 5, fCotGob3.1, whole genome shotgun sequence DNA region contains:
- the im:7151449 gene encoding complement decay-accelerating factor isoform X6: protein MNDFPEGSQVTLECANGLVQESGSGIMSCVNNNWTEPDLICKKKDCGVPKPQPHMTFDTSAGTLFTAVIKVICDKGYWISGASYKQCYATGWSAKGAKCKIVTCAPPAEVINGKSSWDSQDVPRYGEIIQYVCNDGYTLVGRDSIKCNESGGYDPLPPSCDGVSTKAIIRPTSTPPAQDSSATPTAHRDDTVTSRATAAVSPSVRGGSDNLTAEGKATTSVTSMSSSSSSSFQDEHVEVTNKDIGYMPVIVSVICVSLVGCIVVIVLHKFLLKRKGSYDTREDLKPELLQFQNL, encoded by the exons ATGAATGATTTTCCAGAGGGTTCTCAGGTCACTCTAGAGTGTGCTAATGGACTTGTTCAAGAAAGTGGCTCTGGGATTATGTCCTGTGTTAATAATAATTGGACTGAACCAGATCTCATCTGCAAAA aGAAGGACTGTGGTGTCCCTAAACCTCAGCCGCATATGACCTTTGATACCAGCGCTGGTACCCTGTTTACTGCTGTGATAAAAGTCATTTGTGATAAAGG TTACTGGATCAGCGGAGCAAGCTACAAACAGTGCTACGCGACAGGGTGGAGTGCCAAAGGTGCCAAGTGCAAAA TTGTAACATGTGCTCCACCTGCTGAAGTCATCAATGGCAAAAGCTCGTGGGATTCTCAAGATGTACCAAGATACGGGGAAATCATTCAGTACGTCTGTAACGACGGATACACCCTCGTTGGGAGAGACAGCATCAAGTGCAATGAATCTGGTGGATACGATCCTCTGCCTCCTTCATGCGATG GTGTATCAACCAAAGCTATAATTAGACCAACATCTACACCTCCTGCACAAG ATTCGTCTGCCACACCCACAGCTCACAGAGATGACACTGTCACAAGTAGAGCAACAGCAGCTGTCTCACCTTCAGTGCGAG GTGGCAGTGACAATTTGACAGCTGAGGGTAAAGCGACTACCAGTGTCACATCAatgtcgtcgtcgtcgtcgtcgtcgtttCAAG ACGAGCATGTTGAGGTTACTAACAAGGATATCG GATACATGCCCGTTATAGTCAGCGTGATATGCGTTTCATTAG TTGGGTGCATAGTTGTAATCGTTTTACACAAGTTTCTTCTGAAGAGAAAAGG CTCATATGACACCAGAGAAGACCTGAAGCCGGAGTTATTACAGTTCCAAAATCTTTAG
- the im:7151449 gene encoding complement decay-accelerating factor isoform X3 — MEVFLNTCGRGTVQSLLLLYLFIVKAAADCPKPQGTETSVLTDEALLMNDFPEGSQVTLECANGLVQESGSGIMSCVNNNWTEPDLICKKKDCGVPKPQPHMTFDTSAGTLFTAVIKVICDKGYWISGASYKQCYATGWSAKGAKCKIVTCAPPAEVINGKSSWDSQDVPRYGEIIQYVCNDGYTLVGRDSIKCNESGGYDPLPPSCDGVSTKAIIRPTSTPPAQDSSATPTAHRDDTVTSRATAAVSPSVRGGSDNLTAEGKATTSVTSMSSSSSSSFQGYMPVIVSVICVSLVGCIVVIVLHKFLLKRKGSYDTREDLKPELLQFQNL, encoded by the exons CTGACTGCCCTAAACCTCAGGGGACGGAAACTAGTGTCTTAACCGACGAAGCACTTCTCATGAATGATTTTCCAGAGGGTTCTCAGGTCACTCTAGAGTGTGCTAATGGACTTGTTCAAGAAAGTGGCTCTGGGATTATGTCCTGTGTTAATAATAATTGGACTGAACCAGATCTCATCTGCAAAA aGAAGGACTGTGGTGTCCCTAAACCTCAGCCGCATATGACCTTTGATACCAGCGCTGGTACCCTGTTTACTGCTGTGATAAAAGTCATTTGTGATAAAGG TTACTGGATCAGCGGAGCAAGCTACAAACAGTGCTACGCGACAGGGTGGAGTGCCAAAGGTGCCAAGTGCAAAA TTGTAACATGTGCTCCACCTGCTGAAGTCATCAATGGCAAAAGCTCGTGGGATTCTCAAGATGTACCAAGATACGGGGAAATCATTCAGTACGTCTGTAACGACGGATACACCCTCGTTGGGAGAGACAGCATCAAGTGCAATGAATCTGGTGGATACGATCCTCTGCCTCCTTCATGCGATG GTGTATCAACCAAAGCTATAATTAGACCAACATCTACACCTCCTGCACAAG ATTCGTCTGCCACACCCACAGCTCACAGAGATGACACTGTCACAAGTAGAGCAACAGCAGCTGTCTCACCTTCAGTGCGAG GTGGCAGTGACAATTTGACAGCTGAGGGTAAAGCGACTACCAGTGTCACATCAatgtcgtcgtcgtcgtcgtcgtcgtttCAAG GATACATGCCCGTTATAGTCAGCGTGATATGCGTTTCATTAG TTGGGTGCATAGTTGTAATCGTTTTACACAAGTTTCTTCTGAAGAGAAAAGG CTCATATGACACCAGAGAAGACCTGAAGCCGGAGTTATTACAGTTCCAAAATCTTTAG
- the im:7151449 gene encoding complement decay-accelerating factor isoform X4 encodes MEVFLNTCGRGTVQSLLLLYLFIVKAAADCPKPQGTETSVLTDEALLMNDFPEGSQVTLECANGLVQESGSGIMSCVNNNWTEPDLICKKKDCGVPKPQPHMTFDTSAGTLFTAVIKVICDKGYWISGASYKQCYATGWSAKGAKCKIVTCAPPAEVINGKSSWDSQDVPRYGEIIQYVCNDGYTLVGRDSIKCNESGGYDPLPPSCDGVSTKAIIRPTSTPPAQDSSATPTAHRDDTVTSRATAAVSPSVRGGSDNLTAEGKATTSVTSMSSSSSSSFQGYMPVIVSVICVSLVGCIVVIVLHKFLLKRKGSATGTVPIY; translated from the exons CTGACTGCCCTAAACCTCAGGGGACGGAAACTAGTGTCTTAACCGACGAAGCACTTCTCATGAATGATTTTCCAGAGGGTTCTCAGGTCACTCTAGAGTGTGCTAATGGACTTGTTCAAGAAAGTGGCTCTGGGATTATGTCCTGTGTTAATAATAATTGGACTGAACCAGATCTCATCTGCAAAA aGAAGGACTGTGGTGTCCCTAAACCTCAGCCGCATATGACCTTTGATACCAGCGCTGGTACCCTGTTTACTGCTGTGATAAAAGTCATTTGTGATAAAGG TTACTGGATCAGCGGAGCAAGCTACAAACAGTGCTACGCGACAGGGTGGAGTGCCAAAGGTGCCAAGTGCAAAA TTGTAACATGTGCTCCACCTGCTGAAGTCATCAATGGCAAAAGCTCGTGGGATTCTCAAGATGTACCAAGATACGGGGAAATCATTCAGTACGTCTGTAACGACGGATACACCCTCGTTGGGAGAGACAGCATCAAGTGCAATGAATCTGGTGGATACGATCCTCTGCCTCCTTCATGCGATG GTGTATCAACCAAAGCTATAATTAGACCAACATCTACACCTCCTGCACAAG ATTCGTCTGCCACACCCACAGCTCACAGAGATGACACTGTCACAAGTAGAGCAACAGCAGCTGTCTCACCTTCAGTGCGAG GTGGCAGTGACAATTTGACAGCTGAGGGTAAAGCGACTACCAGTGTCACATCAatgtcgtcgtcgtcgtcgtcgtcgtttCAAG GATACATGCCCGTTATAGTCAGCGTGATATGCGTTTCATTAG TTGGGTGCATAGTTGTAATCGTTTTACACAAGTTTCTTCTGAAGAGAAAAGG CTCTGCAACTGGAACCGTGCCTATCTATTAA
- the im:7151449 gene encoding complement decay-accelerating factor isoform X5, whose translation MEVFLNTCGRGTVQSLLLLYLFIVKAAADCPKPQGTETSVLTDEALLMNDFPEGSQVTLECANGLVQESGSGIMSCVNNNWTEPDLICKKKDCGVPKPQPHMTFDTSAGTLFTAVIKVICDKGYWISGASYKQCYATGWSAKGAKCKIVTCAPPAEVINGKSSWDSQDVPRYGEIIQYVCNDGYTLVGRDSIKCNESGGYDPLPPSCDGVSTKAIIRPTSTPPAQDSSATPTAHRDDTVTSRATAAVSPSVRDEHVEVTNKDIGYMPVIVSVICVSLVGCIVVIVLHKFLLKRKGSYDTREDLKPELLQFQNL comes from the exons CTGACTGCCCTAAACCTCAGGGGACGGAAACTAGTGTCTTAACCGACGAAGCACTTCTCATGAATGATTTTCCAGAGGGTTCTCAGGTCACTCTAGAGTGTGCTAATGGACTTGTTCAAGAAAGTGGCTCTGGGATTATGTCCTGTGTTAATAATAATTGGACTGAACCAGATCTCATCTGCAAAA aGAAGGACTGTGGTGTCCCTAAACCTCAGCCGCATATGACCTTTGATACCAGCGCTGGTACCCTGTTTACTGCTGTGATAAAAGTCATTTGTGATAAAGG TTACTGGATCAGCGGAGCAAGCTACAAACAGTGCTACGCGACAGGGTGGAGTGCCAAAGGTGCCAAGTGCAAAA TTGTAACATGTGCTCCACCTGCTGAAGTCATCAATGGCAAAAGCTCGTGGGATTCTCAAGATGTACCAAGATACGGGGAAATCATTCAGTACGTCTGTAACGACGGATACACCCTCGTTGGGAGAGACAGCATCAAGTGCAATGAATCTGGTGGATACGATCCTCTGCCTCCTTCATGCGATG GTGTATCAACCAAAGCTATAATTAGACCAACATCTACACCTCCTGCACAAG ATTCGTCTGCCACACCCACAGCTCACAGAGATGACACTGTCACAAGTAGAGCAACAGCAGCTGTCTCACCTTCAGTGCGAG ACGAGCATGTTGAGGTTACTAACAAGGATATCG GATACATGCCCGTTATAGTCAGCGTGATATGCGTTTCATTAG TTGGGTGCATAGTTGTAATCGTTTTACACAAGTTTCTTCTGAAGAGAAAAGG CTCATATGACACCAGAGAAGACCTGAAGCCGGAGTTATTACAGTTCCAAAATCTTTAG
- the im:7151449 gene encoding complement decay-accelerating factor isoform X2, protein MEVFLNTCGRGTVQSLLLLYLFIVKAAADCPKPQGTETSVLTDEALLMNDFPEGSQVTLECANGLVQESGSGIMSCVNNNWTEPDLICKKKDCGVPKPQPHMTFDTSAGTLFTAVIKVICDKGYWISGASYKQCYATGWSAKGAKCKIVTCAPPAEVINGKSSWDSQDVPRYGEIIQYVCNDGYTLVGRDSIKCNESGGYDPLPPSCDGVSTKAIIRPTSTPPAQDSSATPTAHRDDTVTSRATAAVSPSVRGGSDNLTAEGKATTSVTSMSSSSSSSFQDEHVEVTNKDIGYMPVIVSVICVSLVGCIVVIVLHKFLLKRKGSATGTVPIY, encoded by the exons CTGACTGCCCTAAACCTCAGGGGACGGAAACTAGTGTCTTAACCGACGAAGCACTTCTCATGAATGATTTTCCAGAGGGTTCTCAGGTCACTCTAGAGTGTGCTAATGGACTTGTTCAAGAAAGTGGCTCTGGGATTATGTCCTGTGTTAATAATAATTGGACTGAACCAGATCTCATCTGCAAAA aGAAGGACTGTGGTGTCCCTAAACCTCAGCCGCATATGACCTTTGATACCAGCGCTGGTACCCTGTTTACTGCTGTGATAAAAGTCATTTGTGATAAAGG TTACTGGATCAGCGGAGCAAGCTACAAACAGTGCTACGCGACAGGGTGGAGTGCCAAAGGTGCCAAGTGCAAAA TTGTAACATGTGCTCCACCTGCTGAAGTCATCAATGGCAAAAGCTCGTGGGATTCTCAAGATGTACCAAGATACGGGGAAATCATTCAGTACGTCTGTAACGACGGATACACCCTCGTTGGGAGAGACAGCATCAAGTGCAATGAATCTGGTGGATACGATCCTCTGCCTCCTTCATGCGATG GTGTATCAACCAAAGCTATAATTAGACCAACATCTACACCTCCTGCACAAG ATTCGTCTGCCACACCCACAGCTCACAGAGATGACACTGTCACAAGTAGAGCAACAGCAGCTGTCTCACCTTCAGTGCGAG GTGGCAGTGACAATTTGACAGCTGAGGGTAAAGCGACTACCAGTGTCACATCAatgtcgtcgtcgtcgtcgtcgtcgtttCAAG ACGAGCATGTTGAGGTTACTAACAAGGATATCG GATACATGCCCGTTATAGTCAGCGTGATATGCGTTTCATTAG TTGGGTGCATAGTTGTAATCGTTTTACACAAGTTTCTTCTGAAGAGAAAAGG CTCTGCAACTGGAACCGTGCCTATCTATTAA
- the im:7151449 gene encoding complement factor H isoform X7 has protein sequence MEVFLNTCGRGTVQSLLLLYLFIVKAAADCPKPQGTETSVLTDEALLMNDFPEGSQVTLECANGLVQESGSGIMSCVNNNWTEPDLICKKKDCGVPKPQPHMTFDTSAGTLFTAVIKVICDKGYWISGASYKQCYATGWSAKGAKCKIVTCAPPAEVINGKSSWDSQDVPRYGEIIQYVCNDGYTLVGRDSIKCNESGGYDPLPPSCDDEHVEVTNKDIGYMPVIVSVICVSLVGCIVVIVLHKFLLKRKGSYDTREDLKPELLQFQNL, from the exons CTGACTGCCCTAAACCTCAGGGGACGGAAACTAGTGTCTTAACCGACGAAGCACTTCTCATGAATGATTTTCCAGAGGGTTCTCAGGTCACTCTAGAGTGTGCTAATGGACTTGTTCAAGAAAGTGGCTCTGGGATTATGTCCTGTGTTAATAATAATTGGACTGAACCAGATCTCATCTGCAAAA aGAAGGACTGTGGTGTCCCTAAACCTCAGCCGCATATGACCTTTGATACCAGCGCTGGTACCCTGTTTACTGCTGTGATAAAAGTCATTTGTGATAAAGG TTACTGGATCAGCGGAGCAAGCTACAAACAGTGCTACGCGACAGGGTGGAGTGCCAAAGGTGCCAAGTGCAAAA TTGTAACATGTGCTCCACCTGCTGAAGTCATCAATGGCAAAAGCTCGTGGGATTCTCAAGATGTACCAAGATACGGGGAAATCATTCAGTACGTCTGTAACGACGGATACACCCTCGTTGGGAGAGACAGCATCAAGTGCAATGAATCTGGTGGATACGATCCTCTGCCTCCTTCATGCGATG ACGAGCATGTTGAGGTTACTAACAAGGATATCG GATACATGCCCGTTATAGTCAGCGTGATATGCGTTTCATTAG TTGGGTGCATAGTTGTAATCGTTTTACACAAGTTTCTTCTGAAGAGAAAAGG CTCATATGACACCAGAGAAGACCTGAAGCCGGAGTTATTACAGTTCCAAAATCTTTAG
- the im:7151449 gene encoding complement decay-accelerating factor isoform X1: MEVFLNTCGRGTVQSLLLLYLFIVKAAADCPKPQGTETSVLTDEALLMNDFPEGSQVTLECANGLVQESGSGIMSCVNNNWTEPDLICKKKDCGVPKPQPHMTFDTSAGTLFTAVIKVICDKGYWISGASYKQCYATGWSAKGAKCKIVTCAPPAEVINGKSSWDSQDVPRYGEIIQYVCNDGYTLVGRDSIKCNESGGYDPLPPSCDGVSTKAIIRPTSTPPAQDSSATPTAHRDDTVTSRATAAVSPSVRGGSDNLTAEGKATTSVTSMSSSSSSSFQDEHVEVTNKDIGYMPVIVSVICVSLVGCIVVIVLHKFLLKRKGSYDTREDLKPELLQFQNL; the protein is encoded by the exons CTGACTGCCCTAAACCTCAGGGGACGGAAACTAGTGTCTTAACCGACGAAGCACTTCTCATGAATGATTTTCCAGAGGGTTCTCAGGTCACTCTAGAGTGTGCTAATGGACTTGTTCAAGAAAGTGGCTCTGGGATTATGTCCTGTGTTAATAATAATTGGACTGAACCAGATCTCATCTGCAAAA aGAAGGACTGTGGTGTCCCTAAACCTCAGCCGCATATGACCTTTGATACCAGCGCTGGTACCCTGTTTACTGCTGTGATAAAAGTCATTTGTGATAAAGG TTACTGGATCAGCGGAGCAAGCTACAAACAGTGCTACGCGACAGGGTGGAGTGCCAAAGGTGCCAAGTGCAAAA TTGTAACATGTGCTCCACCTGCTGAAGTCATCAATGGCAAAAGCTCGTGGGATTCTCAAGATGTACCAAGATACGGGGAAATCATTCAGTACGTCTGTAACGACGGATACACCCTCGTTGGGAGAGACAGCATCAAGTGCAATGAATCTGGTGGATACGATCCTCTGCCTCCTTCATGCGATG GTGTATCAACCAAAGCTATAATTAGACCAACATCTACACCTCCTGCACAAG ATTCGTCTGCCACACCCACAGCTCACAGAGATGACACTGTCACAAGTAGAGCAACAGCAGCTGTCTCACCTTCAGTGCGAG GTGGCAGTGACAATTTGACAGCTGAGGGTAAAGCGACTACCAGTGTCACATCAatgtcgtcgtcgtcgtcgtcgtcgtttCAAG ACGAGCATGTTGAGGTTACTAACAAGGATATCG GATACATGCCCGTTATAGTCAGCGTGATATGCGTTTCATTAG TTGGGTGCATAGTTGTAATCGTTTTACACAAGTTTCTTCTGAAGAGAAAAGG CTCATATGACACCAGAGAAGACCTGAAGCCGGAGTTATTACAGTTCCAAAATCTTTAG